The following proteins come from a genomic window of Phnomibacter ginsenosidimutans:
- a CDS encoding SDR family NAD(P)-dependent oxidoreductase, with amino-acid sequence MKKTVLITGATAGFGKAMAEKFAAAGYNVIITGRRLERLQQLQSNITEQYGVQCHILHFDIRDRAACEAAIAGLPADFARIDVLINNAGGAWGRDRFNDANIDDWETMLDTNVKGLMYISKAVVPQMIERKEGHIINIGSIAGKEAYEFGNGYNAAKFAVDGLTKAMRIDLLPYNIRVSQIAPGAAETEFSLVRFKGDEEKAAAIYKGYTPMTAENIADIVLFVASQPPHVCINDLVVTPTAQANSYNMYKQ; translated from the coding sequence ATGAAGAAAACAGTGTTGATAACCGGTGCTACCGCCGGTTTTGGCAAAGCCATGGCAGAAAAATTTGCTGCCGCAGGATACAACGTTATCATCACCGGCCGCCGGCTGGAAAGACTGCAGCAATTGCAGTCAAACATTACTGAACAGTATGGTGTGCAATGCCACATTCTACATTTCGACATTCGAGACCGTGCTGCCTGCGAAGCAGCTATAGCCGGTCTGCCAGCCGACTTTGCCCGTATTGATGTACTCATCAACAATGCAGGTGGTGCCTGGGGCCGCGACCGCTTCAACGACGCCAACATCGACGATTGGGAAACCATGCTCGACACTAACGTAAAGGGATTGATGTACATCAGCAAAGCCGTGGTGCCTCAAATGATTGAACGCAAAGAAGGCCACATCATCAATATTGGCTCCATTGCCGGCAAAGAAGCCTATGAATTTGGTAATGGATATAATGCCGCCAAGTTTGCAGTGGATGGACTGACCAAGGCCATGCGTATTGATTTGCTGCCGTATAATATTCGGGTGTCGCAAATAGCACCCGGCGCAGCCGAAACCGAATTTTCTTTGGTACGCTTTAAAGGCGATGAAGAAAAAGCTGCCGCCATTTACAAAGGCTACACGCCTATGACCGCTGAAAACATTGCCGACATTGTATTGTTTGTGGCCAGCCAGCCGCCGCATGTGTGCATCAACGACCTGGTGGTAACCCCTACCGCACAAGCAAACAGCTACAATATGTACAAACAATAG
- a CDS encoding PKD domain-containing protein: MSPKHFHRFLLLCTMLLSGLLVQARHIKGGWMYYTYEGQSTNGNHNYRVTVKLYRDCEPPQQNQNDVSINITVFNNTTGALQGTVAAPLSNQYTLNKSAYDPCINPQPQVCYVVLEYSTLISLPASAQGYTMAFQRCCRIDGIVNILAPSNTLGNTYTMTIPGNGQNPQHVVNNSPVFSMRDTLLVCYNSSIQLDYSATDPDGDSLVYSFTSAINGAGQNDPAPGTSSAPPYGSLPYSPNYSFSNPFGTNVQINSRTGVITGTSPATTGEYVLAVEIAEYRNGVRIATTRKELHVNVAACSIAAADLPIRIMSCDGYTVQFENLSTSPAILSYYWDFGVTNRSNDTSIAARPTFTYPDTGVYIAKLIINRRESCSDSATTEVRVYPGFTPAIRVDGSCFSNPFDFFDASTTRYGFVNSWRWNFGNPAVTNDTSRLRNASYTFPTPGTYNVSLEVTSNLGCADSVIVPVTAFDKPALSITRDTLICSIDTLRMNAIGTGVFTWDPSPSLINGNGPNALVFPKDTTTYYVNLNDRGCVARDSITVNVLDFITVNAGPDTTICRTDGVVLNPVTQALSFNWQPASLFDDNTLKRATVTPVDSITTVYITANLGKCQDRDSLTIKTVPYPQANAGPDQTICFQDDFQLQGNVVASSYSWTPSALVVNPRSLVTRTRSLTQTTAFVLTASDTLGCPKPVTDTLLITVRPRINVFAGNDTSAVVGQPLQFVSTSNATIFNWTPTRGLNNSSLLNPVGLYTLDTLLPGQETIRYILTASTPEGCTASDDIVVRIFKTGPSIFVPNGFTPNGDGLNDLIRPTLAGMQRMNFFRIYNRYGQLVYETNRIGAGWDGRIKGNLQASNAYVYQCQAVDYTGKTVTVKGSFVLVR; this comes from the coding sequence TTGTCGCCCAAACATTTCCATCGCTTTTTGTTGCTCTGCACAATGCTACTGAGTGGCCTGCTGGTACAAGCCCGGCACATCAAAGGCGGCTGGATGTATTATACCTACGAAGGACAGTCCACCAACGGCAACCACAACTACCGGGTAACGGTAAAGCTGTACCGCGATTGTGAACCGCCGCAGCAAAACCAGAATGATGTCAGCATCAACATAACCGTTTTCAACAACACAACCGGTGCGTTGCAGGGCACAGTTGCGGCGCCTTTGTCCAACCAATACACACTCAATAAATCAGCTTACGATCCTTGTATCAATCCACAACCACAGGTGTGCTATGTGGTGCTCGAATATTCGACACTCATTTCTCTGCCGGCATCAGCACAAGGCTACACAATGGCGTTTCAGCGCTGTTGCCGAATTGATGGCATTGTGAATATTCTGGCGCCGTCTAATACATTGGGTAATACATACACCATGACCATACCCGGCAATGGACAAAACCCGCAACATGTGGTCAACAACAGCCCTGTGTTCAGCATGCGGGATACATTGCTGGTATGTTACAATTCTTCTATTCAGCTGGACTACAGTGCTACCGACCCCGATGGTGATTCTTTGGTGTATTCATTTACATCGGCCATTAATGGTGCCGGTCAAAATGATCCTGCTCCCGGTACATCTTCTGCACCACCCTATGGTTCGTTACCCTACTCACCCAATTATTCTTTCAGCAATCCGTTTGGCACCAATGTGCAAATCAACAGCCGCACCGGGGTCATTACCGGTACCAGCCCGGCTACTACCGGCGAGTATGTGCTGGCAGTAGAAATCGCTGAATACCGCAATGGGGTGCGTATTGCCACTACCAGAAAAGAATTGCATGTAAACGTTGCCGCTTGTTCCATTGCCGCAGCCGACCTGCCCATCCGCATCATGAGTTGCGATGGCTACACCGTTCAATTTGAAAACCTTTCTACCTCACCGGCTATTCTTTCTTACTACTGGGATTTTGGCGTCACCAACCGCAGCAATGACACCAGCATTGCTGCCAGGCCTACTTTCACCTACCCCGATACCGGAGTTTATATAGCCAAGCTCATCATCAACCGGCGAGAAAGCTGTTCGGATAGCGCCACTACCGAAGTGCGGGTATATCCGGGCTTTACTCCTGCCATACGGGTAGATGGTAGTTGCTTCAGCAATCCATTCGACTTTTTTGATGCCAGTACTACCCGCTACGGATTTGTAAACAGCTGGCGTTGGAATTTTGGCAACCCCGCAGTTACAAATGATACCAGCCGTTTGCGCAATGCGAGTTATACATTTCCAACTCCGGGCACGTACAATGTTTCGCTGGAAGTAACCAGCAATTTGGGCTGCGCCGATAGTGTGATTGTACCCGTGACCGCCTTTGATAAGCCGGCGCTTTCCATTACCAGAGACACGTTGATTTGCAGCATTGATACCCTGCGGATGAATGCTATTGGCACTGGCGTTTTCACTTGGGATCCGTCTCCCTCACTTATCAATGGAAACGGACCGAATGCCTTGGTATTTCCCAAAGACACTACCACCTATTATGTAAACCTGAATGACCGCGGCTGTGTGGCTCGTGATTCCATTACGGTTAATGTGCTTGATTTTATTACTGTGAATGCCGGGCCGGATACGACCATTTGCAGAACGGATGGAGTTGTATTGAATCCGGTGACACAGGCATTGAGTTTCAACTGGCAACCTGCCTCTTTGTTTGATGATAACACACTAAAACGAGCCACTGTTACACCAGTTGATTCTATTACTACGGTGTACATCACAGCCAATTTGGGTAAATGTCAGGACAGAGATTCGCTGACGATAAAAACAGTACCATACCCGCAAGCCAATGCAGGCCCCGATCAAACCATTTGTTTTCAAGATGACTTTCAACTGCAGGGAAATGTGGTGGCCTCTTCTTATAGTTGGACACCGTCGGCACTGGTCGTAAATCCAAGGTCGTTAGTGACCCGTACCCGTAGCCTTACACAAACCACTGCATTTGTACTCACCGCATCAGATACGCTTGGCTGTCCCAAACCCGTAACGGATACTTTGCTGATAACGGTGCGGCCACGCATCAATGTATTTGCCGGCAACGACACCTCAGCAGTGGTGGGCCAACCATTACAGTTTGTTTCTACATCTAATGCCACAATTTTCAACTGGACGCCCACCCGCGGCCTCAACAACAGCAGCCTGCTGAACCCGGTTGGTTTGTACACGTTGGATACTTTATTGCCCGGACAAGAAACCATTCGTTACATACTCACGGCATCTACACCAGAAGGTTGTACCGCCAGCGATGATATTGTGGTGCGTATTTTCAAAACTGGCCCCAGCATTTTTGTACCCAATGGATTTACGCCCAATGGTGATGGCCTCAATGATTTGATACGCCCCACACTGGCAGGCATGCAACGCATGAACTTCTTCCGCATTTACAACCGCTACGGACAACTGGTGTACGAAACCAACCGCATTGGTGCGGGTTGGGATGGCCGCATTAAGGGCAACCTGCAGGCCAGCAATGCGTATGTGTACCAATGCCAGGCTGTAGACTACACCGGAAAAACAGTTACGGTGAAAGGTTCTTTTGTGTTGGTACGATAA
- a CDS encoding alpha/beta fold hydrolase, with protein MQTSSFLYQQQPIFFRSSGNGKPVVLLHGFGEDSRVFDALLPHLPDGYQYFLPDLPGSGASPFQPTISNSIDAMATAVLALMQAQQVSSFTILGHSMGGYIALAMMEQQPAVINGMGLIHSTAFADSEEKKMNRRKAMTFMQENGAKAFLKTAIPGLFAPAFVDTNAAVVDTLFQQGNDFSAAALVAYYEAMIARPDRTEILRQSQVPVLFLVGDEDKAVPMQDVLQQVYLPEQSMVHIMRGIGHMGMLEDTPATAQHIASFLCLLN; from the coding sequence ATGCAAACAAGCTCGTTTCTTTATCAGCAGCAACCCATTTTTTTCCGCAGCAGCGGCAATGGCAAGCCCGTAGTGTTGCTGCATGGCTTTGGCGAAGACAGCCGGGTGTTCGATGCTTTGCTGCCGCATCTGCCAGATGGCTATCAGTATTTTTTACCAGACCTTCCGGGTAGTGGTGCATCTCCTTTTCAACCAACCATCAGCAACAGTATTGATGCCATGGCTACCGCCGTACTGGCATTGATGCAGGCACAACAAGTATCGTCATTTACCATACTGGGCCATAGCATGGGCGGCTACATTGCCCTGGCCATGATGGAGCAACAACCAGCAGTAATCAATGGCATGGGCCTGATACACAGCACAGCTTTTGCCGATAGCGAAGAGAAAAAAATGAACCGCCGAAAAGCCATGACTTTTATGCAGGAAAATGGTGCCAAAGCATTTTTAAAAACAGCTATCCCCGGTTTGTTTGCCCCGGCATTTGTCGATACAAATGCAGCAGTGGTAGACACATTATTTCAACAAGGCAATGACTTTAGTGCAGCTGCGTTAGTAGCCTATTACGAAGCCATGATAGCCCGCCCCGACCGTACCGAAATATTGCGCCAATCACAAGTACCCGTTCTTTTTTTAGTTGGCGATGAAGACAAAGCCGTACCCATGCAAGATGTGTTGCAACAAGTGTATCTGCCAGAGCAATCGATGGTACACATCATGCGGGGCATTGGCCATATGGGCATGTTGGAAGACACTCCAGCCACGGCTCAGCACATCGCTTCATTTCTGTGCCTGCTGAATTAA
- the lnt gene encoding apolipoprotein N-acyltransferase — MKPTMVKQAWLYPLTGILLFAAWPMSILTFLIAFAFVPLLWLERRIGSDSRFFWLVWLNMFIWNISTTWWIRNASPPGAAGAIIANSLLMCFPLMAFRFTRRHAGDAIGYLSFILYWLTFEYIHHNWELSWPWLTLGNALANATPFIQWYEYTGTTGGSLWILLLNVAAVYPHFKLPHYQKKSVFYLRLLVLFGPIIVSTLLAQRYEEPTSRTEQPNVVVVQPNVEPYTEKFTKPPGQLLQQLIDLSLSKIDSNTRLLVWPETAIPAQAWEHKLQDEPLFQPLYAFARQHPQLLIVTGIDSYKFYGNINPHKFSARQMSDGSYYEAFNTAMALQGNNPPVLYHKSKLVPGVEGLPSWLGFMGKLFDDFGGISGSLGRSDSAIAFGGSNNPYTAAPIICYESIYSNYVTDYVRAGANVLTVITNDGWWGNTPGYQQHMSMSRMRAIENRLWVARSANTGISCFINPTGEVLQAQPWDRQAVIKQNISPNTEPTFYARYGDWMSRLAWPLAVALFLWVCYKRWKNRHN, encoded by the coding sequence ATGAAACCAACGATGGTAAAACAGGCATGGCTCTATCCGCTCACAGGCATATTGCTGTTTGCGGCATGGCCCATGAGTATCCTCACTTTTCTCATAGCCTTTGCTTTTGTACCACTGCTGTGGCTCGAACGCCGCATTGGCAGCGATAGCCGTTTCTTCTGGCTCGTATGGCTCAACATGTTTATCTGGAATATCAGCACCACTTGGTGGATCCGGAATGCCTCACCACCCGGAGCAGCCGGGGCCATTATTGCCAACAGTCTGCTCATGTGTTTTCCGCTCATGGCATTCCGGTTTACCCGCCGCCATGCCGGCGATGCTATTGGCTATCTCTCTTTCATTTTGTATTGGCTCACGTTCGAATACATTCACCACAATTGGGAGCTGAGCTGGCCCTGGCTTACACTGGGCAATGCCTTGGCCAATGCGACGCCTTTTATTCAGTGGTACGAATACACTGGCACCACCGGTGGCAGCCTCTGGATTTTGCTGCTCAATGTGGCCGCGGTCTATCCACATTTTAAACTGCCGCACTACCAAAAGAAATCAGTTTTTTACCTGCGGCTGTTGGTGCTCTTTGGTCCCATCATTGTTTCTACTTTACTGGCCCAGCGTTACGAAGAACCAACCAGCAGAACAGAGCAACCCAATGTGGTTGTGGTACAACCCAACGTAGAGCCTTACACTGAAAAATTTACTAAGCCACCCGGACAACTATTGCAACAGCTCATTGATTTGAGCCTATCGAAAATAGACAGCAACACCCGCCTGCTGGTATGGCCCGAAACGGCTATTCCTGCACAGGCATGGGAGCATAAGCTACAAGATGAACCACTGTTTCAACCGCTGTATGCCTTTGCCCGTCAGCATCCGCAACTACTGATTGTAACCGGCATTGATAGCTATAAATTTTACGGCAATATCAATCCTCATAAATTCAGTGCCCGCCAAATGAGTGATGGCAGTTATTACGAAGCCTTTAATACAGCCATGGCATTGCAGGGTAATAACCCGCCTGTGCTCTATCATAAATCCAAGCTCGTTCCCGGTGTGGAAGGCCTGCCCAGCTGGCTGGGTTTTATGGGTAAATTGTTCGATGATTTTGGTGGCATCAGTGGCTCACTCGGCCGCAGCGATAGTGCTATTGCCTTTGGCGGTAGCAACAATCCATATACAGCAGCGCCCATCATTTGCTACGAAAGTATTTACAGCAATTATGTAACTGACTATGTACGGGCTGGCGCCAATGTATTAACCGTTATTACCAACGATGGCTGGTGGGGCAATACACCTGGCTACCAGCAACACATGAGCATGAGCCGTATGCGGGCCATTGAAAACCGCTTGTGGGTAGCCCGCAGCGCCAATACCGGCATCAGTTGTTTTATTAATCCTACCGGCGAAGTGCTACAAGCTCAACCCTGGGATAGACAGGCCGTGATCAAGCAAAACATCAGCCCCAATACCGAACCCACTTTTTATGCCCGCTATGGCGACTGGATGAGCCGATTGGCATGGCCGCTGGCCGTGGCACTGTTCTTGTGGGTATGCTACAAACGCTGGAAAAACCGACACAACTAA
- the folE gene encoding GTP cyclohydrolase I FolE produces MKQNGTLWNTPAKQVLEETGFETAETLANMKEVDGIGQLTIDEIGDEHIATSYDTPLRPDAFDLSDESKMDIIEGHFREIMLTLGLDLTDDSLKGTPRRVAKMYVQEIFNGLDPKNMPKIALFDNKYQYNEMLVEKNISFYSNCEHHFVPIIGKAHVAYISNGKVIGLSKINRIVQHFAKRPQVQERLTVQIANHLKEVLQTEDIAVIIDAAHMCVSSRGIKDQTSTTVTSHFSGAFRSEAKKNELLHYIGKMDS; encoded by the coding sequence ATGAAACAGAACGGAACTTTGTGGAATACCCCGGCTAAGCAAGTGTTGGAAGAAACCGGTTTTGAAACCGCTGAAACCTTAGCCAACATGAAAGAAGTAGACGGCATTGGCCAACTCACCATTGATGAAATTGGCGACGAACATATTGCTACCAGCTACGATACACCCCTGCGCCCCGATGCGTTCGACCTGAGCGACGAGAGCAAGATGGACATCATTGAAGGACACTTCCGCGAAATCATGCTCACCCTCGGCCTCGACCTGACCGACGACAGCCTGAAGGGTACGCCCCGCCGCGTTGCCAAAATGTATGTACAGGAAATCTTCAACGGCCTCGACCCCAAGAACATGCCGAAGATTGCCCTGTTCGACAACAAGTATCAGTACAATGAAATGCTGGTGGAAAAGAACATCAGTTTCTACAGCAACTGTGAGCATCACTTTGTACCCATCATTGGCAAGGCACACGTGGCCTACATTTCCAATGGCAAAGTGATTGGCCTCAGCAAAATCAACCGCATTGTGCAGCACTTTGCCAAGCGGCCACAGGTGCAGGAGCGCCTCACCGTGCAAATAGCCAACCACCTCAAAGAAGTGTTGCAAACAGAAGACATTGCTGTGATTATTGATGCCGCCCACATGTGTGTGAGCAGCCGTGGCATCAAAGACCAAACCAGCACCACGGTGACCAGCCACTTCAGCGGCGCCTTCCGCAGCGAAGCCAAAAAGAACGAGCTGCTGCACTACATTGGCAAAATGGATAGCTAA
- a CDS encoding 6-pyruvoyl trahydropterin synthase family protein → MQVTGEIDPKTGYVIDMKVLSDLIEREVHQRFDHKNLNLDTDAFVNLIPTAENIVVVIYQLLRPHIDPSHDLKIRLYETERNFVEYPG, encoded by the coding sequence GTGCAGGTAACGGGAGAGATTGACCCCAAAACCGGCTATGTGATAGACATGAAAGTACTGAGCGACCTGATCGAGCGGGAAGTACACCAGCGTTTCGATCACAAAAACCTGAACCTCGACACTGATGCTTTTGTAAACCTCATTCCTACGGCCGAAAATATAGTAGTGGTGATTTATCAACTGCTACGGCCACATATCGATCCATCGCATGACCTTAAAATCAGATTGTATGAAACAGAACGGAACTTTGTGGAATACCCCGGCTAA
- a CDS encoding 6-pyruvoyl trahydropterin synthase family protein, with translation MVYLTRVEHFNAAHKLYNPAWSREQNEATFGPCANENWHGHNYEIHVTVKGRPDADTGFIMDVKALSKLIKEHVLDPLDHQNLNIDVPWLAGKMCSTEVLAEAIWQQLAPHISGCTLHQIRLYETPRIYVDYFGE, from the coding sequence ATGGTATACCTAACTCGGGTGGAACACTTCAACGCAGCCCACAAACTATACAATCCCGCATGGAGCCGGGAGCAAAATGAGGCTACGTTTGGCCCTTGTGCCAATGAAAACTGGCATGGCCACAACTATGAAATTCATGTAACCGTAAAAGGCCGGCCCGATGCGGACACGGGTTTTATTATGGATGTAAAAGCCCTGAGCAAGCTCATCAAAGAGCATGTGCTCGATCCGCTGGATCACCAAAACCTGAACATTGACGTGCCTTGGCTGGCGGGCAAAATGTGCAGCACCGAAGTGCTGGCCGAAGCCATTTGGCAGCAACTGGCACCGCACATAAGCGGTTGCACATTGCACCAAATTCGCCTCTACGAAACGCCCCGCATTTATGTGGACTACTTTGGCGAATAA
- a CDS encoding thiol-disulfide oxidoreductase DCC family protein — protein sequence MVYATSAASSVQQVLTHDAAGYFQFASLQGAAGQQLLQQHGLPLTDFNSFVLIEDGVVYTRSTAALRAARHLRGYKWLYPLIVVPRFLRDAVQSGGPQPLSLVWPQK from the coding sequence ATGGTGTATGCAACCTCTGCAGCAAGCAGTGTGCAGCAGGTACTCACACACGATGCTGCGGGTTATTTTCAGTTTGCTTCGCTGCAAGGTGCTGCCGGCCAGCAATTGCTGCAGCAGCATGGACTTCCGCTCACCGATTTCAATTCTTTTGTACTGATAGAAGATGGCGTGGTGTACACCCGCTCTACCGCTGCGCTGCGGGCCGCCCGGCACCTGCGGGGTTATAAGTGGTTGTACCCGTTGATAGTGGTGCCGCGTTTCCTTCGTGATGCTGTACAATCTGGTGGCCCGCAACCGCTATCGCTGGTTTGGCCACAAAAATGA
- a CDS encoding dipeptidase — MLSFAQLRSPSCWFGVKERALGQCQNLHDFAAASNGVFRVITNQTQLQQYLQDRAANRQLTAGMLGLEGAHCLENDLSNLDLFYKAGVRYIGLTHFFDNEWAGSAHGMQKGGLTPKGRQLLRKMDSLHMIVDLAHASPQTISDVLTEHNGPVLVSHTGVRGVCDNQRNLSDAQIDAIGRRNGLIGIGLWETAVCGKDAVATAKSIRYVADRIGVDKVALGSDWDGAFEMHFAVTGTPLIVTALQQQGFSRSEIEQIMGGNIRAFMLRNLPK, encoded by the coding sequence TTGCTCAGTTTTGCGCAGCTGCGGTCGCCATCGTGTTGGTTTGGAGTAAAAGAAAGAGCCCTCGGTCAGTGCCAAAACCTGCACGATTTTGCCGCCGCTTCCAATGGTGTGTTTCGGGTCATTACGAATCAAACCCAACTGCAACAATACCTGCAAGACCGTGCCGCCAACCGCCAGCTTACAGCGGGTATGCTGGGCCTCGAAGGGGCGCATTGCTTGGAAAATGACCTCAGCAACCTCGACCTTTTTTACAAAGCTGGTGTACGTTACATCGGGTTAACGCATTTCTTCGACAATGAATGGGCGGGCTCGGCACATGGTATGCAAAAAGGCGGTCTTACGCCCAAGGGCCGGCAACTGCTTCGCAAAATGGACAGCCTGCACATGATAGTGGATTTGGCACATGCATCGCCGCAAACCATCAGCGATGTGCTGACAGAACACAATGGACCTGTATTGGTGTCACACACTGGCGTACGTGGCGTATGTGATAACCAACGCAACCTGAGCGATGCACAGATAGATGCGATTGGCCGCCGCAACGGGCTCATTGGTATTGGCCTGTGGGAAACCGCCGTGTGTGGCAAGGATGCCGTGGCTACTGCCAAAAGCATTCGCTATGTGGCCGATAGAATTGGGGTAGATAAAGTGGCCCTTGGCTCCGATTGGGATGGTGCATTCGAAATGCACTTCGCCGTAACGGGCACACCGCTGATTGTAACGGCACTGCAGCAGCAAGGCTTCTCCCGCTCCGAAATAGAACAGATCATGGGTGGTAACATACGGGCATTTATGCTGCGCAATTTGCCGAAGTAG
- a CDS encoding DUF2238 domain-containing protein produces MPFTIAISPTRTPLRSNYWLWAFMVIFFAIWVSTLLGTTDMSNWLLENTLTFLFVGFLLLSYRRYQFSDTSYLLIAVYLCLHVYGSKYTYAENPLGYWLQDVFDTSRNHYDRIVHFSFGFLLAYPMREMFLKWVGYPKGVSWVLPIEITLSVSAFYELIEWAVADIFFTAQGDAYLGTQGDVWDAQKDIFLAFSGAILATTIVSIIKRVFKVYEQ; encoded by the coding sequence ATGCCATTCACCATTGCCATCTCTCCAACCCGTACGCCCTTGCGCAGCAACTATTGGCTGTGGGCTTTCATGGTTATCTTTTTTGCCATTTGGGTAAGCACCCTGCTGGGCACTACCGACATGAGCAACTGGCTGCTCGAAAACACCCTCACGTTTTTGTTTGTCGGTTTTTTGTTGCTCAGCTATCGCCGCTATCAGTTTAGCGATACCTCGTACCTGCTGATAGCTGTGTACCTGTGCCTGCATGTGTATGGCAGCAAGTACACCTATGCCGAAAACCCGCTGGGCTACTGGCTGCAGGACGTGTTTGATACGAGCCGCAATCACTACGATCGCATTGTACATTTTAGCTTTGGTTTTTTGCTGGCCTACCCCATGCGGGAAATGTTTTTGAAATGGGTGGGCTATCCCAAGGGTGTATCGTGGGTGCTGCCCATTGAAATTACCTTGTCGGTATCGGCTTTTTATGAACTGATTGAATGGGCTGTGGCCGATATCTTTTTTACAGCACAGGGCGATGCCTACCTCGGTACGCAGGGCGATGTGTGGGATGCACAGAAAGATATTTTTCTGGCCTTCTCCGGTGCCATTCTGGCTACTACTATTGTATCCATTATCAAGCGGGTGTTTAAAGTGTACGAGCAATAG
- a CDS encoding RNA polymerase sigma factor, whose product MNASKQDISWMIEGCIANNRKAQELLYRSLYDFAMTIALRYSRDEADAADILSMAFVRVFKHIRQYDAAKGSFHAWLKRIVVNEGLDHIKSRSKFDSPEELDAAAEVMIEHTVIEQISAGDILQLVQKLPPATHAVFVLYVVEGYNHREIAEQLQISEGTSKWHLSEARKSLQKMLTSSVR is encoded by the coding sequence TTGAACGCCAGCAAGCAAGACATATCGTGGATGATTGAAGGTTGTATAGCCAACAACCGCAAGGCACAGGAGCTGCTTTATAGGTCGCTGTACGATTTTGCCATGACCATTGCGCTGCGCTACAGCCGCGATGAAGCCGATGCGGCCGACATCCTGAGCATGGCCTTTGTGCGGGTGTTCAAACACATACGGCAGTACGATGCGGCCAAGGGCAGTTTTCATGCATGGCTCAAACGCATTGTGGTAAATGAAGGCCTCGACCATATTAAAAGCCGCAGCAAGTTTGATAGCCCCGAAGAGCTGGATGCGGCAGCCGAAGTAATGATTGAACACACGGTGATAGAACAGATAAGCGCCGGCGATATTTTGCAACTGGTGCAAAAACTGCCACCCGCCACGCATGCTGTATTTGTGCTGTATGTGGTAGAAGGATATAACCACCGCGAAATAGCGGAGCAATTGCAGATAAGCGAGGGTACCAGTAAGTGGCACCTGAGCGAAGCCCGAAAAAGTTTACAAAAAATGTTGACATCCTCTGTTAGATAA